One part of the Sorangiineae bacterium MSr11954 genome encodes these proteins:
- a CDS encoding penicillin acylase family protein, with protein MTRARTRRRRLVLWGAAAVAGLGLAAVGFAALVLRGSLPELSAEVTVAGLAGTVTVTSDEHAIPTVRAGSREDALRALGYLHARDRLFQMDLLRRQAAGRLAEIFGRDLLASDVQSRTYGFDRLAPRVVARLPAPQRAALEAYAEGVNGYLARGRTLPFEFQLLRYRPEAWRPEDSALVALGMFQVLSGSEDQERTHSVIARCVPPNVADFLSPDADRYTRALLGAQTELPSPSLPSSPPLPERELRALAMAAPAAGAKDGPVLAAAAGEAPKGSNGWVVAGSRTNDGRAILANDMHLDLGVPNVWYRATLRYGDVEITGVMLPGVPPVIAGSNGHVAWGVTNLEGDVFDLVQLEVDPRHPDAYRTPEGWKPFEVEQAVVKVAGEADVTTPVRRTIWGPVASRPLLGRPVAVKWTALDPEAVDFGLLELDRARTIDEATAILNRSGSPPMNALLADAQGRVGWTLVGRIPLRQGFDGAVSVSWAGGGGAWGGYLPPGSMPRLLDPPSGFVVNANQRMRTEPDVPVLGHDFGNGYRAYRITERLRAMPKVTERDLFALQLDTRSELFDVYRDLALATLDAATGAANPRLGEARAALSAWDGRAEIASPGFAWLVRFRRVLARDIFGAWLGACRALEPDFEFALGDIDTPIQRLLTERPASLVPPPATSWNDFVHAALLKAEDEMKERYGKNPRSLSWGEANLAEVRHPLSDGLPLVGRWLDMPAEPLAGCGFCVRMAAGTLGASERLVVSPGHEPDALFHMPAGQSGHPLSPHYGDQQAAWVAGHPLPLLAGPTLATSTLAPTQGKPR; from the coding sequence CGAGCGGGCTCGCGCGAGGACGCCCTGCGCGCGCTCGGATACCTCCACGCGCGCGACCGCCTCTTTCAGATGGATCTTCTGCGCCGCCAAGCCGCGGGGCGCCTGGCCGAAATCTTCGGACGCGATCTCCTCGCCTCCGACGTGCAGAGCCGCACCTACGGCTTCGACCGGCTCGCGCCCCGCGTCGTCGCGCGCCTCCCCGCCCCCCAGCGCGCGGCGCTCGAGGCGTACGCGGAAGGGGTCAACGGCTACCTGGCGCGCGGGCGCACGCTCCCCTTCGAGTTCCAGCTCCTTCGCTACCGCCCCGAGGCGTGGCGGCCGGAGGACAGCGCGCTCGTCGCCCTCGGCATGTTCCAGGTCCTGAGCGGGAGCGAAGATCAGGAGCGCACCCATAGCGTCATCGCGCGTTGCGTACCGCCGAACGTGGCCGACTTCCTCTCGCCGGACGCCGATCGCTACACGCGCGCGCTGTTGGGTGCGCAAACGGAGCTGCCTTCGCCGTCTTTGCCGTCGTCACCGCCCTTGCCCGAGCGCGAGCTTCGTGCGCTGGCGATGGCGGCACCGGCCGCGGGCGCGAAGGACGGACCGGTGCTCGCGGCGGCCGCGGGCGAGGCGCCGAAGGGCTCGAACGGGTGGGTGGTCGCGGGATCGAGGACCAACGATGGCCGCGCCATCCTCGCCAACGACATGCACCTCGACCTCGGGGTGCCCAACGTCTGGTACCGCGCCACCCTTCGCTACGGCGACGTGGAGATCACCGGCGTGATGCTGCCCGGCGTGCCGCCCGTGATCGCAGGCTCCAACGGTCATGTCGCCTGGGGCGTGACGAACCTCGAGGGCGACGTGTTCGACCTCGTCCAGCTCGAGGTCGACCCTCGGCACCCCGACGCGTACCGCACGCCCGAAGGGTGGAAGCCGTTCGAGGTCGAGCAGGCGGTCGTGAAGGTCGCCGGCGAAGCCGACGTGACGACCCCCGTTCGCCGTACGATCTGGGGTCCGGTGGCATCGCGCCCGCTGCTCGGGCGGCCGGTGGCCGTGAAGTGGACGGCCCTCGATCCGGAGGCGGTCGACTTTGGCCTGCTCGAACTGGATCGCGCGCGCACGATCGACGAGGCCACCGCGATTTTGAACCGCTCGGGGAGCCCGCCCATGAACGCCCTGCTCGCCGACGCGCAGGGGCGGGTCGGCTGGACCCTGGTCGGGCGCATCCCGCTGCGGCAGGGGTTCGACGGGGCGGTGAGCGTCTCGTGGGCGGGCGGCGGCGGCGCGTGGGGCGGGTATCTGCCGCCGGGATCGATGCCGCGCCTGCTCGATCCTCCCTCCGGCTTCGTGGTGAACGCCAACCAACGCATGCGGACCGAGCCCGACGTGCCGGTGCTCGGCCACGACTTTGGAAATGGCTACCGCGCCTACCGCATCACGGAGCGGCTGCGCGCGATGCCCAAGGTGACGGAGCGCGATCTGTTCGCCCTTCAACTCGACACGCGCAGCGAGCTGTTCGACGTGTACCGCGATTTGGCGCTCGCGACCCTCGACGCGGCCACGGGGGCGGCCAATCCGCGGCTGGGCGAGGCGCGCGCCGCGCTCTCGGCGTGGGATGGCCGCGCGGAGATCGCGAGCCCGGGGTTCGCGTGGCTCGTTCGATTCCGGCGCGTCCTCGCCCGCGACATTTTCGGCGCCTGGCTCGGCGCCTGCCGCGCGCTCGAGCCGGACTTCGAGTTCGCGCTGGGCGACATCGACACCCCGATTCAGCGGCTCCTCACCGAGCGACCGGCGAGCCTCGTTCCCCCGCCCGCCACGAGCTGGAACGACTTCGTGCACGCGGCGCTCTTGAAGGCCGAAGACGAAATGAAGGAGCGCTACGGCAAGAACCCGCGGAGCCTCTCGTGGGGCGAGGCGAACTTGGCCGAGGTCCGCCACCCGCTCTCCGACGGCTTGCCGCTCGTAGGCCGATGGCTGGACATGCCGGCCGAGCCCCTCGCCGGCTGCGGCTTCTGCGTGCGGATGGCCGCAGGCACCCTCGGCGCCAGCGAGCGCCTGGTCGTCTCGCCCGGGCACGAGCCCGATGCCCTCTTCCACATGCCCGCCGGTCAATCCGGTCACCCGCTGTCGCCCCACTACGGCGATCAACAAGCGGCGTGGGTCGCGGGCCATCCGCTGCCGCTCTTGGCGGGCCCCACCCTCGCCACATCGACCCTCGCCCCAACCCAAGGAAAACCCCGATGA